The following coding sequences lie in one Xanthomonas hyacinthi genomic window:
- the msrP gene encoding protein-methionine-sulfoxide reductase catalytic subunit MsrP, translating into MSLRDVLKIPSREVTDEALYRDRRRLLQALALAPALGLVGCAEAEPPAPPKTVPTPEQARSGFRTSEEPTRYEDVTSYNNFYEFGTDKTDPSKAAKTLRTAPWSVKVSGECDKPGTLALDDLLKGSSPEERIYRLRCVEGWSMVIPWLGVPLAAVLKRFGPTSKAKYVAFTTLADPQQMPGIRYRSIDWPYKEGLRIDEAMHPLTLLATGLYGKPLPQQNGAPLRLVVPWKYGFKSIKSIVEIRFVERMPETAWHELQASEYGFFSNVNPAVDHPRWSQKTERRIAGKASKLFAERIPTRPFNGYAEQVAGMYAGMDLKKWF; encoded by the coding sequence ATGTCATTGCGCGATGTGCTCAAGATCCCCAGCCGCGAGGTCACCGACGAGGCGCTCTACCGCGATCGGCGGCGCCTGCTGCAGGCCTTGGCGCTGGCGCCGGCGCTGGGCCTGGTCGGCTGCGCCGAAGCCGAGCCGCCGGCCCCGCCGAAGACTGTGCCGACCCCGGAACAGGCGCGCAGCGGCTTTCGCACCAGCGAAGAGCCGACCCGCTACGAGGACGTGACCAGCTACAACAACTTCTACGAATTCGGCACCGACAAGACCGACCCGTCGAAGGCGGCCAAGACCCTGCGCACCGCGCCGTGGTCGGTGAAGGTGTCCGGCGAATGCGACAAGCCCGGCACCCTGGCGCTGGACGACCTGCTCAAGGGCAGCAGCCCCGAAGAGCGTATCTACCGGCTGCGCTGCGTGGAGGGCTGGTCGATGGTGATCCCGTGGCTGGGGGTGCCGCTGGCCGCGGTGCTCAAGCGCTTCGGCCCGACCTCCAAGGCCAAGTACGTCGCCTTCACCACGCTCGCCGATCCGCAGCAGATGCCCGGCATCCGCTACCGCTCGATCGACTGGCCGTACAAGGAAGGCCTGCGCATCGACGAGGCGATGCACCCGCTGACCCTGCTCGCCACCGGCCTGTACGGCAAGCCGCTGCCGCAGCAGAACGGCGCGCCGCTGCGGCTGGTGGTGCCGTGGAAATACGGCTTCAAGAGCATCAAGTCGATCGTCGAGATCCGCTTCGTCGAGCGCATGCCGGAGACCGCCTGGCATGAATTGCAGGCCTCCGAGTACGGCTTCTTTTCCAACGTCAATCCGGCGGTGGACCATCCGCGCTGGAGCCAGAAGACCGAACGTCGCATCGCCGGCAAGGCCAGCAAGCTGTTCGCCGAACGCATCCCGACCCGCCCGTTCAACGGCTATGCCGAGCAGGTGGCGGGGATG